Below is a genomic region from Brassica rapa cultivar Chiifu-401-42 chromosome A08, CAAS_Brap_v3.01, whole genome shotgun sequence.
aatcgccCACCGGTATATGAGTGGCGGCTAatccttcctctctctctctatttcttcTCTCCCTTTGGAAGATTTTCAAACTCTCAAACTTTTAACTCACGCTTCACAATCTCTGTGTAAACGATACGACAATAAGAAAATACAAGACATGGGCCTTTCGCAATTTCCGACAGCGTCAGAAGGAGTACTACCACTTCTGGTAATGAACACGGTTGTTTCAGTTACTCTGTTAAAGAACATGGTGATGTCCGTTTTCCGAATTGTCGGATCCGATACTGAAGACTCCATGGAGATAGAGGAGCGTGAAGAGGATTGTGttaggaggagaagaagaatctcGATAACGCAGTTCAAGTCTCTGTGTGAGAacagaggaggagaagaagatgaagaagaagaggaaggtgTTGAGTGTTGTGTGTGTCTTTGTGGGTttaaa
It encodes:
- the LOC117125660 gene encoding probable E3 ubiquitin-protein ligase XERICO — its product is MGLSQFPTASEGVLPLLVMNTVVSVTLLKNMVMSVFRIVGSDTEDSMEIEEREEDCVRRRRRISITQFKSLCENRGGEEDEEEEEGVECCVCLCGFKEEEEVSELVSCKHFFHRACLDNWFGNNHTTCPLCRSIL